In one Streptomyces sp. NBC_00597 genomic region, the following are encoded:
- the mug gene encoding G/U mismatch-specific DNA glycosylase: protein MTPEELSAARDRVLPDVVAGGLRVLFCGINPGLLSAATGHHFARPGNRFWPVLHLSGFTPRRLDPAEQEELLTYRLGITNVVARATARADELSAEEFREGGRILTAKVELLRPQWLAVVGVTAYRTAFGERKAQIGSQDRTIGSTRIWVLPNPSGLNAHWTAESMAQEYARLRTAAGATPEPSES from the coding sequence CTGACCCCCGAAGAGCTGAGCGCCGCCCGTGACCGCGTCCTCCCGGACGTGGTCGCGGGCGGTCTGCGTGTGCTGTTCTGCGGGATCAACCCTGGTCTCCTCTCCGCCGCGACGGGCCATCACTTCGCCCGCCCCGGCAATCGCTTCTGGCCGGTGCTGCACCTGTCCGGCTTCACCCCGCGCCGCCTGGATCCCGCGGAGCAGGAGGAGCTGCTGACCTACCGGCTCGGCATCACCAACGTCGTCGCCCGCGCCACGGCCCGGGCGGACGAGCTGAGCGCCGAGGAGTTCCGCGAGGGCGGCCGCATCCTCACCGCCAAGGTGGAGCTGCTGCGCCCGCAATGGCTGGCGGTCGTCGGGGTCACCGCCTACCGCACGGCCTTCGGCGAGCGAAAGGCCCAGATCGGCTCCCAGGACCGGACCATCGGTTCCACCCGCATCTGGGTGCTCCCCAACCCCAGCGGCCTGAACGCCCACTGGACCGCCGAGTCCATGGCCCAGGAGTACGCCCGCCTCCGCACGGCCGCCGGGGCGACTCCCGAGCCCTCCGAGTCCTAG
- a CDS encoding response regulator transcription factor yields MPVTVLLVDDEPLVRAGLRAVLEAQPDIEVVGEAADGASVVPLVRQLRPDVVAMDVRMPLLDGIEATRAVLRTVDSPPKILVVTTFENDEYVYEALRAGADGFLLKRARPSEIVHAVRLVAEGETLLFPAAVRALAAEYGNRQARVALERAALTEREEAVLRLMSRGLTNVEIARELIVGTETVKSHVSAILGKLGARDRTQAVITAYESGFVAPA; encoded by the coding sequence ATGCCGGTTACCGTTCTGCTCGTCGATGACGAACCCCTGGTACGCGCGGGCCTGCGTGCCGTTCTGGAGGCCCAGCCCGACATCGAAGTGGTGGGTGAGGCGGCCGACGGGGCCTCCGTCGTGCCGCTCGTCCGTCAGCTGAGGCCGGACGTCGTGGCCATGGACGTGCGGATGCCGCTGCTCGACGGGATCGAGGCGACGCGGGCCGTCCTGCGGACCGTGGACTCCCCGCCGAAGATCCTCGTGGTGACCACCTTCGAGAACGACGAGTACGTGTACGAGGCGCTGCGCGCCGGTGCGGACGGGTTCCTGCTGAAGCGGGCCCGCCCCTCCGAGATCGTGCATGCGGTGCGGCTGGTGGCGGAGGGCGAGACGCTGCTGTTCCCGGCAGCCGTGCGGGCGCTGGCCGCGGAGTACGGGAACCGGCAGGCGCGGGTGGCACTGGAGCGGGCAGCGCTCACCGAGCGGGAGGAGGCGGTGCTGCGGCTGATGTCGCGAGGGCTGACGAACGTCGAGATCGCCCGCGAGCTGATCGTCGGGACCGAGACGGTGAAGTCCCACGTGAGCGCGATTTTGGGCAAGCTGGGGGCGCGGGACCGGACGCAGGCCGTGATCACGGCGTACGAGTCGGGGTTCGTCGCCCCGGCCTGA
- a CDS encoding histidine kinase translates to MYRLLRAPLQPVTYSRWVHLCVPILMLAVWMFIEPEAPWVPLLIVIPMGLMPWMRLAEGLQARFLLAPHTGDSVDSGISTVKSVRWGDRWRTLLWLEIRLILSLGVMIATVWLPLFSVQLVANALGNPLHGDVELPFTPERWAAALLAPVPLVLLFVIVVLLGELITAIARRLLGPSAAERVSALEARTEQLLERTRIARELHDSIGHALTVAVVQAGAARAAGNPEFTERALSAIEETGRAALEDLERVLHVLRESAQPASQRPTLAEADRLLESARASGSDVDAELTGPLEQLPGPVTREGYRILQEALTNVLRHCGPVPVRVRVEMAVGRLDLEVTNPLPEQPVLITGKGSGLRGMRERAALLGGEAETGPHEGSWRVRARLPLERIR, encoded by the coding sequence ATGTACCGACTGCTCCGTGCTCCGCTCCAGCCAGTGACGTACTCACGCTGGGTGCACCTGTGCGTGCCCATCCTGATGCTGGCCGTCTGGATGTTCATAGAGCCCGAGGCTCCGTGGGTCCCCCTGCTGATCGTCATCCCGATGGGGCTGATGCCCTGGATGCGGCTGGCCGAGGGGCTGCAGGCCCGCTTCCTCCTCGCCCCCCACACGGGCGACTCGGTCGACAGCGGTATCAGCACGGTCAAGTCCGTACGGTGGGGCGACCGGTGGCGGACCCTGCTGTGGCTGGAGATACGACTCATCCTGTCACTCGGCGTCATGATCGCGACGGTGTGGCTACCGTTGTTCAGCGTCCAGCTCGTCGCGAACGCGCTCGGGAATCCGCTCCACGGGGACGTCGAACTTCCTTTCACTCCCGAGCGCTGGGCGGCCGCGCTGCTCGCCCCGGTACCGTTGGTCCTGCTGTTCGTCATCGTCGTGTTGCTCGGCGAGCTGATCACGGCGATCGCACGGCGGCTGCTGGGACCTTCGGCGGCGGAGCGCGTCAGCGCGCTGGAGGCTCGTACCGAGCAGCTGCTGGAGCGCACCCGCATCGCGCGCGAGCTGCACGATTCGATCGGGCACGCACTGACCGTGGCGGTGGTGCAGGCGGGGGCTGCACGGGCCGCGGGCAACCCGGAGTTCACGGAGCGGGCATTGTCCGCGATCGAGGAGACGGGCCGTGCGGCTCTGGAGGATCTGGAGCGGGTCCTGCACGTCCTGCGGGAGTCGGCGCAGCCGGCCTCGCAACGGCCGACGCTGGCGGAGGCCGACCGGCTGCTGGAATCGGCCCGGGCTTCCGGCTCGGACGTGGACGCGGAACTGACGGGACCGCTGGAGCAGTTGCCGGGACCCGTCACCCGGGAGGGTTACCGGATCCTGCAGGAGGCGCTCACGAACGTGCTGCGGCACTGCGGTCCCGTCCCGGTGCGGGTCCGGGTGGAGATGGCCGTCGGCAGGCTGGACCTGGAGGTCACGAACCCGCTGCCGGAGCAGCCCGTTCTCATCACCGGCAAGGGGAGCGGGCTGCGCGGGATGCGGGAGCGGGCCGCGCTGCTCGGCGGGGAGGCCGAGACCGGTCCGCACGAGGGCAGTTGGAGAGTGCGCGCACGGCTTCCGCTGGAGCGAATACGCTGA
- a CDS encoding GntR family transcriptional regulator → MGTTQLETVPEPKYWHLKTVLSEALDQDFAVGEVLPNERELAARFGVARATLRQALEQLELEGRLQRRRGVGTTVAPPRVGVAVGSTGHSWPGESADGWEIVDVAEASVASAAVLKLLGAAADQPVHTVRRTRVSHGQAVAAELLYVPAASVPGLSAIDAPSGPARARAVLRELQRLALDGQDRSVELGSARADDAKELDRLPGAPVLVVTTRYFTAAGTAAVSVATYRADTCRLTFGDSGDVEISHEARAAS, encoded by the coding sequence GTGGGGACCACGCAGCTCGAAACGGTGCCGGAGCCGAAGTACTGGCACCTGAAGACCGTCCTCAGCGAGGCGCTCGACCAGGACTTCGCGGTGGGCGAGGTCCTGCCGAACGAGCGTGAGCTCGCCGCCCGCTTCGGAGTCGCCCGTGCGACCCTGCGCCAGGCCCTGGAACAGCTCGAACTCGAAGGCCGGCTGCAGCGTCGGCGCGGCGTCGGCACCACCGTCGCCCCGCCGCGGGTCGGCGTGGCCGTCGGCAGTACGGGGCACAGCTGGCCCGGAGAGAGCGCCGACGGCTGGGAGATCGTGGACGTGGCCGAAGCCTCCGTGGCGTCCGCCGCCGTCCTGAAGCTCCTCGGCGCCGCCGCCGACCAGCCCGTGCACACCGTGCGCCGGACCCGCGTCTCCCATGGCCAGGCCGTCGCCGCCGAATTGCTGTACGTGCCGGCCGCCTCCGTGCCCGGCCTCTCCGCCATCGACGCCCCGTCCGGACCGGCCCGCGCCCGGGCCGTGCTGCGCGAGCTCCAGCGGCTCGCCCTGGACGGCCAGGACCGCTCGGTGGAGCTCGGCTCGGCGCGTGCCGACGACGCCAAGGAACTGGACCGGCTGCCCGGCGCACCGGTGCTCGTGGTCACCACCCGCTACTTCACCGCCGCGGGCACGGCCGCCGTCTCGGTCGCCACGTACCGCGCGGACACCTGCCGCCTGACCTTCGGCGACTCGGGCGACGTGGAGATAAGCCACGAAGCCCGGGCAGCCTCCTGA
- a CDS encoding ROK family transcriptional regulator, translating into MGQLTGGDPSLLRRINSAVVLRALRAAESPTLTDLTRVTGLSRPTVEGVVEGLIGTGLVVEAGAEEGARRQGRPARRYRFRTEAGHLLGIEIGSHRVAVLLSGLDGRVIGAGTKEVAETASADERLERVRAAVADLLRRAGVPRDSLRAVGVGSPGIVEADGTVRLGTALPGWTGLPLGERLRRSFRCPVRVENDANAAAVAEHWKGAAQDTDDVVFVMAGLSPGAGSLIGGRLHRGFGGAAGEIGALHLLGRDVTPEKLLSTTGEPLHPLDEQAVAEVFAMARRGDERAVAAVERFIQRLVHDVAALVLAMDPELVVVGGWAAGLNGVLDPLRRELERYCLRPPRVAQSLLGEAAVATGALRLALDHVEEELFAVEKTVTTRRR; encoded by the coding sequence TTGGGGCAGCTGACCGGCGGGGATCCCTCTCTGCTCCGGCGCATCAATTCGGCCGTGGTGCTGCGGGCACTGCGGGCGGCCGAATCGCCGACACTCACGGACCTCACCCGGGTGACCGGGCTGTCCCGGCCGACCGTCGAAGGCGTGGTCGAGGGGCTGATCGGGACCGGGCTCGTCGTCGAGGCCGGCGCCGAGGAGGGTGCGCGGCGCCAGGGACGGCCCGCCAGGCGCTACCGCTTCCGGACCGAGGCGGGTCACCTGCTCGGCATCGAGATCGGCTCGCACCGGGTTGCGGTGCTGCTGTCGGGGCTGGACGGGCGGGTGATCGGCGCCGGTACCAAGGAGGTCGCCGAGACGGCGTCCGCCGACGAGCGGTTGGAGCGCGTGCGGGCGGCGGTGGCCGATCTGCTGCGACGCGCCGGCGTACCGCGCGACTCGCTGCGGGCGGTCGGTGTCGGCAGCCCCGGGATCGTGGAGGCGGACGGCACGGTGCGCCTGGGGACGGCCCTGCCGGGCTGGACCGGGCTGCCGCTCGGCGAACGGCTGCGCCGCTCGTTCCGGTGCCCGGTGCGGGTGGAGAACGACGCCAATGCGGCGGCGGTCGCGGAGCACTGGAAGGGCGCGGCCCAGGACACCGACGACGTGGTGTTCGTGATGGCGGGGCTCAGCCCCGGCGCGGGCTCACTGATCGGCGGCCGACTGCACCGCGGGTTCGGCGGGGCGGCCGGCGAGATCGGCGCCCTGCACCTGTTGGGCCGTGACGTCACGCCCGAGAAGCTGCTGTCCACGACCGGCGAGCCGCTGCACCCGCTGGACGAGCAGGCGGTCGCCGAGGTGTTCGCGATGGCCCGGCGTGGCGACGAGCGGGCCGTGGCCGCGGTGGAGCGGTTCATCCAGCGGCTGGTCCACGACGTGGCGGCGCTGGTCCTGGCCATGGATCCGGAGCTGGTGGTGGTCGGCGGATGGGCGGCCGGGCTGAACGGGGTCCTGGATCCCCTGCGCCGGGAGCTGGAGCGGTACTGCCTGCGCCCGCCGCGGGTGGCACAGTCCCTGCTCGGCGAGGCCGCGGTGGCCACCGGAGCACTGCGGCTGGCGCTGGACCACGTGGAAGAAGAGCTCTTCGCGGTGGAGAAGACGGTCACCACCCGCCGCCGCTGA
- the purB gene encoding adenylosuccinate lyase has product MTAKPRIPNVLAGRYASAELAVLWSPEYKVTLERRLWLAVLRAQKDLGIDVPDAALADYERVLETVDLASIAEREKVTRHDVKARIEEFNALAGHEHVHKGMTSRDLTENVEQLQIRLSLELARDRTVAVLARLGKLAGEHAELVMAGRSHNVAAQATTLGKRFATAADELLVAYDRLEDLLGRYPLRGIKGPVGTAQDMLDLLGGDAAKLADLEQRIAAHLGFAQAFTSVGQVYPRSLDYDVVTALVQLAAAPSSIAKTIRLMAGHELVTEGFKPGQVGSSAMPHKMNTRSCERVNGLMVILRGYASMTGELAGDQWNEGDVSCSVVRRVALPDAFFAFDGLLETFLTVLDEFGAFPAVVARELDRYLPFLATTKVLMGAVRAGVGREAAHEVIKEHAVASALAMREQGAERNELLDKLAADERMPLDRAQLDALMADKLSFTGAAGDQVAAVVSRIEAIAKQHPEAAGYTPGSIL; this is encoded by the coding sequence GTGACTGCCAAGCCCCGCATCCCCAATGTCCTGGCCGGCCGCTACGCCTCCGCGGAGCTCGCCGTCCTGTGGTCCCCCGAGTACAAGGTGACGCTGGAGCGGCGGCTGTGGCTCGCCGTGCTCCGCGCCCAGAAGGACCTCGGCATCGACGTCCCGGACGCCGCCCTCGCCGACTACGAGCGCGTCCTGGAGACGGTCGACCTCGCCTCCATCGCGGAGCGCGAGAAGGTCACCCGGCACGACGTGAAGGCCCGCATCGAGGAGTTCAACGCCCTCGCCGGCCACGAGCACGTCCACAAGGGCATGACCTCCCGCGACCTCACCGAGAACGTCGAGCAGCTCCAGATCCGGCTCTCGCTGGAGCTGGCCCGCGACCGTACGGTCGCCGTCCTCGCCCGGCTCGGCAAGCTGGCCGGCGAGCACGCCGAGCTCGTCATGGCCGGCCGCTCCCACAACGTGGCCGCGCAGGCCACCACCCTGGGCAAGCGCTTCGCCACCGCAGCCGACGAGCTGCTGGTCGCCTACGACCGCCTGGAGGACCTGCTGGGCCGCTACCCGCTGCGCGGCATCAAGGGCCCGGTGGGCACCGCCCAGGACATGCTCGACCTGCTGGGCGGCGACGCCGCCAAGCTGGCCGACCTGGAGCAGCGCATCGCCGCCCACCTCGGCTTCGCCCAGGCCTTCACCTCCGTCGGCCAGGTCTACCCGCGCTCGCTCGACTACGACGTTGTCACCGCCCTGGTGCAGCTGGCCGCGGCCCCCTCGTCGATCGCGAAGACGATCCGCCTGATGGCCGGCCACGAGCTGGTCACCGAAGGCTTCAAGCCCGGCCAGGTCGGCTCCTCCGCGATGCCGCACAAGATGAACACCCGCTCCTGCGAGCGCGTCAACGGCCTGATGGTCATCCTGCGCGGCTACGCCTCGATGACCGGCGAGCTGGCAGGCGACCAGTGGAACGAGGGCGACGTCTCCTGCTCCGTGGTCCGCCGCGTGGCGCTGCCCGACGCGTTCTTCGCGTTCGACGGCCTGCTGGAAACCTTCCTGACGGTCCTCGACGAGTTCGGCGCCTTCCCTGCGGTCGTGGCCCGCGAGCTGGACCGCTACCTGCCGTTCCTGGCGACCACCAAGGTCCTGATGGGCGCGGTGCGCGCGGGTGTCGGCCGCGAGGCGGCCCACGAGGTCATCAAGGAGCACGCGGTGGCCTCCGCGCTCGCCATGCGCGAGCAGGGCGCCGAGCGCAACGAGCTGCTCGACAAGCTGGCCGCCGACGAGCGGATGCCGCTGGACCGGGCCCAGCTCGACGCCCTGATGGCCGACAAGCTGTCCTTCACGGGCGCAGCCGGTGACCAGGTCGCCGCGGTGGTCTCCCGTATCGAGGCGATCGCCAAGCAGCACCCGGAGGCCGCCGGATACACGCCGGGGTCGATCCTCTGA
- a CDS encoding alpha/beta fold hydrolase — MTATVSFPIESPLGPRTATVAYERKGAGVPLLLLHGIGHHLQAWHPVTDILAAEYDVIAVDLPGFGSSAPLPEGVPYDLGSFVPALGALCAALGVERPHVVGNSLGGLLALEMGRSDLARSVTALSPAGFWTEAERRYAFATLRAMRVGALALPHSTLERLSRSAAGRAALTGTIYAHPARRSPEAVVAETLALREATGFEETLAAGRSVRFTSDVPGLPVTIAWGSRDRLLLPRQGVRAKRTVPDARLIRLRGCGHVPMNDDPALVSRVVLDTVRTTTGQSA, encoded by the coding sequence ATGACCGCAACGGTCTCCTTCCCGATCGAATCGCCGCTGGGCCCCCGCACCGCCACCGTCGCCTACGAGCGCAAGGGCGCGGGCGTCCCGCTGCTCCTGTTGCACGGCATCGGCCACCACCTCCAGGCCTGGCACCCGGTGACCGACATCCTGGCCGCCGAGTACGACGTGATCGCCGTCGATCTGCCCGGCTTCGGCTCCTCGGCGCCGCTGCCCGAGGGGGTCCCGTACGACCTGGGCAGCTTCGTCCCCGCGCTCGGCGCGCTCTGCGCGGCGCTCGGCGTCGAGCGCCCGCACGTCGTGGGCAACTCCCTCGGCGGGCTCCTCGCCCTTGAGATGGGCCGGAGCGACCTGGCCCGCTCGGTCACGGCGCTGTCCCCCGCCGGGTTCTGGACCGAGGCCGAACGCAGATACGCCTTCGCCACCCTGCGCGCGATGCGCGTCGGCGCGCTCGCCTTGCCCCACTCCACGCTGGAGCGGCTCTCGCGCAGCGCCGCCGGCCGGGCCGCGCTCACCGGCACGATCTACGCCCACCCGGCCCGCCGCTCGCCGGAGGCCGTGGTCGCCGAGACCCTCGCACTGCGCGAGGCCACCGGCTTCGAGGAGACGCTGGCCGCGGGCCGCTCCGTACGGTTCACCTCGGACGTGCCCGGCCTGCCCGTCACCATCGCGTGGGGATCGCGCGACCGGCTACTCCTGCCCCGCCAGGGCGTCCGCGCCAAGCGCACGGTCCCCGACGCCCGGCTGATCCGGCTCCGCGGCTGCGGTCACGTCCCGATGAACGACGATCCCGCGCTGGTCTCCCGCGTGGTTCTGGACACGGTGCGCACGACAACCGGCCAGTCGGCCTGA
- a CDS encoding ABC transporter ATP-binding protein gives MNRIEIRELTKEYGTTRAVDHLSFDVLPGRVTGFLGPNGAGKSTTMRLLLGLDRASAGTATIGGGSYTEFTDPLHRVGALLDAQAAHGGRTARDHLRFLAAGNRIPMRRVEEVLEQSGIASAAKRRIKTFSLGMRQRLGIAAALLGDPGVLLLDEPTNGLDPEGIIWIRELMRGLAAEGRTVLVSSHLMSETAALADHLVVLGQGKLLADTSMEEFIDSRSTPRVRLRTSDPIRLRAALARDGFEMADAQDGRWTVDGIQAEQIGSMAAREGIPVLELSDERASLEQAYLDLTAGHAQFAATP, from the coding sequence ATGAACAGGATCGAGATCCGAGAACTGACCAAGGAATACGGCACGACCCGGGCCGTAGACCACCTCTCCTTCGACGTCCTTCCCGGGCGGGTCACCGGATTCCTCGGCCCCAACGGCGCCGGGAAGTCCACCACGATGCGCCTGTTGCTGGGCCTGGACCGGGCATCCGCCGGCACGGCGACCATCGGCGGCGGCAGCTACACGGAGTTCACCGACCCGCTCCACCGGGTCGGTGCCCTCCTGGATGCCCAGGCGGCTCACGGTGGACGCACCGCCCGGGACCACCTCCGCTTCCTCGCCGCCGGCAACCGCATCCCGATGCGCCGGGTGGAGGAGGTCCTGGAGCAGTCGGGGATAGCCTCGGCGGCCAAGCGACGGATCAAGACCTTTTCGCTCGGTATGCGTCAGCGTCTCGGCATAGCAGCCGCGTTGCTGGGTGACCCCGGTGTGCTGCTGCTGGACGAGCCGACCAACGGCCTCGACCCCGAGGGCATCATCTGGATCCGCGAGCTGATGCGGGGCCTCGCCGCCGAGGGCCGCACGGTCCTCGTCTCCAGCCACCTGATGTCCGAGACGGCGGCGCTGGCCGACCACCTGGTGGTGCTGGGGCAGGGGAAACTGCTGGCCGACACGTCGATGGAGGAATTCATCGATTCCCGCAGCACCCCGCGGGTGCGCCTTCGCACCTCTGACCCCATCCGGCTGCGTGCTGCCCTCGCCCGCGACGGCTTCGAGATGGCCGACGCACAAGACGGGCGATGGACCGTCGACGGCATACAGGCGGAGCAGATCGGAAGCATGGCCGCCCGCGAGGGCATCCCCGTGCTGGAACTCTCCGACGAGCGCGCCTCGCTGGAGCAGGCCTACCTCGACCTCACCGCCGGCCACGCCCAGTTCGCCGCCACCCCCTGA
- a CDS encoding ABC transporter permease subunit: protein MSAALPTVPVLHSEWIKIRSLRGTFGALIAILVATAGIQTLTAALIGDAEAGSMGDDPLFAAYYGLLFGQVAAIAFGANALSAEFHNGGVRTSLTAVPNRTRFYLSKMAAVGGAALLMGQITGLVTFVAGQQFMGPYALELGGPGTLRAIFGSGLYLMLMTLFAAGLTAVLRSATAVLSLLIPFVLMVSFIIGAKAAGVAQYLPDRAGQLVMHQEMTGDLGPWTGLGVMALWTAAALIGGWLAVRRRDA, encoded by the coding sequence ATGAGCGCCGCTCTGCCCACCGTCCCCGTTCTGCACTCGGAATGGATCAAGATACGTTCCCTGCGGGGCACCTTCGGGGCCCTGATCGCCATCCTGGTCGCCACGGCCGGGATCCAGACGCTGACAGCCGCGCTGATAGGTGACGCCGAAGCCGGCAGCATGGGCGACGACCCCCTCTTCGCGGCCTACTACGGCCTCCTGTTCGGGCAGGTGGCGGCCATCGCCTTCGGCGCGAACGCGCTGTCCGCCGAATTCCACAACGGCGGCGTGCGGACGTCGCTGACCGCCGTGCCGAACCGCACCCGCTTCTACCTGTCGAAGATGGCCGCGGTGGGGGGTGCCGCCTTGCTGATGGGCCAGATCACCGGTCTCGTCACCTTCGTCGCGGGCCAGCAGTTCATGGGCCCGTACGCTCTGGAGCTGGGCGGCCCGGGCACCCTCCGCGCGATCTTCGGTAGTGGCCTCTACCTGATGCTCATGACCCTGTTCGCCGCCGGACTCACGGCGGTGCTGCGCAGCGCGACGGCCGTACTGAGCCTGCTCATACCGTTCGTGCTGATGGTGTCGTTCATCATCGGCGCGAAGGCCGCGGGTGTGGCCCAGTACCTGCCGGACCGCGCCGGGCAGCTGGTGATGCACCAGGAGATGACCGGAGACCTGGGGCCCTGGACCGGGCTCGGGGTGATGGCGCTGTGGACGGCGGCTGCCCTGATCGGCGGATGGCTGGCGGTGCGCCGGCGGGACGCGTGA
- a CDS encoding alkaline phosphatase, which translates to MAPIPHSRRSLLGGSLAVPVGLALSGALAAPAFASPATAAAFTRSGRPSAPWGTQSGEITTHSATVWTRSDRPARMYVETSPSESFRYGVRRHGGPFLGPATDFTGTSTLRDLPPGQQIHYRVVLADPDDPRRTGEPVRGTFRTTPVSRRHDVRFLWSGDLAGQGWGINPDLGGYRVFDEMRRLDPDFFLFSGDTIYADGPIQASVPLRDGSIWRNVTTAEKAKVAETLDEFRGNFRYNLLDHNLREFNAQVPVLAQWDDHEVRNNWYPGQVIDDPRYTVRDVDTLAGRARQAFGEYFPVTDLRGGRAEGRMYRVMRYGPLLDVFVLDMRTYRDANSPGRQSVDPVGILGPEQLAWLKRELSRSRATWKVIAADMPLGIVVPDGTANFEAVAQGDPGAPLGRELQIAELLRHIKHQRITGTLWLTADVHYTAANHYAPERAAFADFAPFWEFVSGPVGAGGFPAGKLDATFGPETVYVQSAPLANMSPSENPPYYGEVEIDGEGGELTVRLRRQGGGVLFATSLQPGRVGQ; encoded by the coding sequence ATGGCACCGATTCCGCACTCCCGACGGTCCCTGCTCGGCGGTTCACTCGCCGTTCCGGTGGGCCTCGCCCTGTCCGGCGCGCTCGCCGCGCCCGCGTTCGCCTCACCCGCCACCGCTGCGGCGTTCACCCGCTCCGGGCGCCCGAGCGCGCCGTGGGGCACCCAGTCCGGTGAGATCACCACGCACTCGGCCACCGTCTGGACGCGCTCCGACCGGCCGGCGCGGATGTACGTCGAGACCTCCCCGAGCGAATCCTTCCGCTACGGCGTCCGGCGGCACGGCGGCCCCTTCCTCGGCCCCGCCACCGACTTCACCGGCACGAGCACCCTGCGCGACCTCCCGCCCGGGCAGCAGATCCACTACAGGGTGGTCCTGGCCGACCCGGACGACCCGCGCCGCACCGGAGAACCCGTCCGCGGAACCTTCCGGACCACACCCGTCTCCCGCCGCCACGACGTGCGCTTCCTGTGGTCGGGGGACCTCGCGGGCCAGGGCTGGGGCATCAACCCGGACCTCGGCGGCTACCGCGTCTTCGACGAGATGCGCCGGCTGGACCCCGACTTCTTCCTGTTCAGCGGGGACACGATCTACGCCGACGGGCCGATCCAGGCCTCCGTCCCCCTGCGCGACGGCAGCATCTGGCGCAACGTCACCACCGCGGAGAAGGCGAAGGTCGCCGAGACGCTCGACGAGTTCCGCGGGAACTTCCGCTACAACCTGCTCGACCACAACCTGCGCGAGTTCAACGCCCAGGTGCCGGTCCTCGCCCAGTGGGACGACCACGAGGTGCGCAACAACTGGTACCCCGGCCAGGTGATCGACGACCCCCGCTACACCGTGCGGGACGTCGACACCCTCGCCGGCCGCGCCCGCCAGGCCTTCGGCGAGTACTTCCCCGTCACCGACCTCCGGGGCGGTCGCGCGGAGGGCCGGATGTACCGGGTGATGCGGTACGGGCCGCTGCTCGACGTCTTCGTCCTCGACATGCGCACCTACCGCGACGCCAACTCCCCCGGCCGCCAGAGCGTGGACCCCGTCGGCATCCTCGGCCCGGAGCAGCTGGCCTGGCTCAAGCGGGAACTGTCCCGCTCGCGGGCCACCTGGAAGGTCATCGCCGCCGACATGCCGCTGGGCATCGTCGTGCCTGACGGGACCGCGAACTTCGAGGCCGTCGCGCAGGGCGACCCGGGCGCCCCGCTGGGCCGCGAGCTCCAGATCGCCGAACTCCTGCGCCACATCAAGCACCAGCGCATCACGGGCACGCTGTGGCTCACCGCCGACGTCCACTACACGGCCGCGAACCACTACGCCCCCGAGCGGGCCGCGTTCGCCGACTTCGCACCTTTCTGGGAGTTCGTCTCCGGTCCGGTGGGCGCGGGCGGGTTCCCGGCCGGGAAGCTCGACGCCACCTTCGGACCCGAGACCGTGTACGTTCAGTCGGCTCCGCTCGCGAACATGTCGCCGTCCGAGAACCCTCCGTACTACGGGGAGGTCGAGATCGACGGCGAAGGCGGTGAGCTCACCGTCCGCTTGCGGCGCCAGGGAGGCGGCGTACTCTTCGCCACCTCGCTACAGCCGGGACGTGTGGGCCAATAG